The Caldalkalibacillus thermarum genome window below encodes:
- a CDS encoding 2-oxoacid:acceptor oxidoreductase subunit alpha produces the protein MMNQLSWKVGGQQGEGIESTGEIFAVALKRMGYHLYGYRHFSSRIKGGHTNNKIRVSTKPIRAISDDLDVLVAFDQETIDLNIHELAEHGIVIADSKFNPKLPDGAHGTLYSVPFTQIADELGSSLMKNMVAVGASASALGINIEAFHDVVREIFKRKGDKIIDMNIQALNKGYEVFSEQAGGELENLRLEPGDGKKRMFMIGNDAIALGAIAAGCRIMAAYPITPASEIMEYLIKKLPDLGGTVVQTEDEIAAITMAIGANFGGVRAMTASAGPGLSLMMEGIGLAGMTETPVVIVDTQRGGPSTGLPTKQEQSDINALIYGTHGEIPKVVIAPSTAEEAFYDTVEAFNIAEELQCPVIIASDLQLSLGKQTVDPFDYSRIEIRRGKLLDEVPKQEDELFKRYEVTEDGISPRVLPGTKNGLVHATGVEHGENGRPSEDAVNRKLQMDKRLRKLKNLKFYKPLTMDAKYEHPEILVLGMGSTVGAIKEAKERLEAEGHNINHVHVRLLHPFPAEELKPYLEKAKQVLVVENNATGQLANLVRLNVGYAEKIRQLNKYDGNPFLPHEIEKGLKELL, from the coding sequence TGTTGCCCTCAAACGCATGGGTTATCATTTGTATGGTTATCGCCATTTTTCATCTCGTATCAAAGGGGGACACACGAACAACAAAATCAGGGTCAGCACCAAGCCGATCCGTGCCATTTCAGACGATTTGGATGTCCTGGTTGCCTTTGATCAGGAAACGATTGACCTAAATATTCACGAGCTGGCTGAACACGGCATTGTGATTGCGGACAGCAAGTTTAATCCCAAGCTGCCAGATGGAGCCCATGGGACTTTGTACTCTGTCCCTTTTACCCAAATCGCGGATGAATTAGGCAGCTCATTAATGAAAAATATGGTTGCTGTTGGTGCTTCGGCTTCCGCACTAGGGATTAACATTGAAGCGTTTCATGATGTGGTTAGAGAAATTTTCAAACGTAAAGGCGACAAAATTATTGACATGAATATTCAAGCCTTAAATAAAGGCTATGAAGTGTTTAGCGAGCAGGCAGGAGGAGAGCTGGAGAACCTGCGGCTGGAGCCGGGGGATGGCAAAAAACGCATGTTTATGATTGGTAATGATGCTATTGCCCTTGGGGCCATTGCGGCTGGTTGCCGCATCATGGCAGCCTATCCCATCACCCCTGCTTCTGAAATTATGGAATATCTAATTAAGAAGTTACCTGACCTGGGTGGAACGGTGGTACAAACAGAAGACGAAATTGCAGCCATTACCATGGCCATTGGTGCTAACTTTGGTGGTGTAAGAGCTATGACAGCTTCAGCAGGACCGGGCCTCTCCTTGATGATGGAAGGTATCGGTCTGGCTGGAATGACCGAAACACCGGTGGTCATTGTCGATACACAGCGAGGCGGCCCCAGTACAGGTTTGCCGACTAAGCAGGAACAAAGTGACATCAATGCTTTGATTTATGGTACCCATGGTGAAATACCTAAAGTGGTCATTGCACCAAGTACGGCAGAAGAAGCATTTTATGATACTGTAGAAGCTTTCAATATTGCAGAAGAGTTGCAATGCCCGGTTATTATCGCTTCAGATCTGCAATTATCTCTGGGCAAACAAACGGTTGATCCTTTTGATTACAGCCGGATTGAAATCCGCCGCGGCAAGTTGCTCGATGAAGTGCCTAAACAAGAAGACGAGTTGTTTAAACGTTATGAAGTGACCGAGGATGGCATCTCTCCCCGGGTGCTTCCCGGCACCAAAAACGGTTTGGTCCATGCCACTGGAGTGGAACACGGGGAAAACGGCCGTCCGTCAGAAGATGCTGTCAATCGCAAATTACAAATGGATAAACGTCTGCGCAAATTAAAAAACCTTAAATTTTATAAACCTTTAACGATGGATGCCAAATATGAGCATCCCGAGATTCTCGTCCTGGGAATGGGTTCAACTGTGGGAGCGATTAAGGAAGCAAAAGAGCGTCTGGAAGCGGAAGGGCACAACATAAACCACGTGCATGTCCGCTTGTTGCACCCATTCCCCGCTGAAGAATTAAAACCTTACCTCGAAAAAGCCAAGCAAGTCCTGGTCGTTGAGAATAATGCGACAGGACAGTTGGCCAATCTGGTTAGACTGAACGTAGGATATGCTGAAAAGATTCGTCAATTAAATAAATATGATGGTAACCCGTTCTTGCCCCACGAAATTGAAAAAGGACTAAAGGAGCTGTTATGA
- a CDS encoding 2-oxoacid:ferredoxin oxidoreductase subunit beta, which produces MATFKDFRNKVKPNWCPGCGDFSVQAALQRAAANVGLEPEDLAIVAGIGCSGRISGYINSNGFHGVHGRALPIAQGLKLANRDLTVIAAGGDGDGYAIGLGHTLHAIRRNIDITYIVMDNHIYGLTKGQTSPRSQVGFKTKSTPEGQIESPIAILEAALTAGATFVAQGFSSDLKGLTSLIEQGIKHKGFALINVFSPCVTYNKVNTYDWYKENLTDLSAIEGYDPHNRLQAMQVLMEHNGLVTGLIYQDLEKPSYEERLKGFKKEPLAHQPLHLNEEKFNQLVQEFM; this is translated from the coding sequence ATGGCTACTTTCAAAGATTTCCGCAACAAGGTTAAACCAAACTGGTGCCCTGGCTGCGGCGATTTTTCCGTTCAGGCTGCCCTGCAGCGTGCTGCTGCTAATGTGGGATTGGAACCTGAAGATTTGGCTATCGTTGCTGGTATTGGCTGCTCAGGCCGTATCTCAGGATATATCAATTCCAACGGATTTCACGGCGTGCACGGAAGAGCGCTGCCTATTGCCCAAGGATTGAAACTAGCCAACCGCGATTTGACGGTGATAGCAGCAGGTGGAGACGGAGACGGCTATGCTATTGGTTTGGGTCATACCCTCCATGCCATTCGCCGTAATATTGATATCACCTATATTGTCATGGATAACCACATCTATGGCTTAACCAAAGGGCAGACATCTCCCCGCTCCCAGGTTGGCTTCAAAACGAAAAGCACGCCTGAAGGGCAAATCGAATCGCCCATTGCCATTCTTGAAGCAGCATTAACAGCAGGTGCTACGTTTGTGGCCCAGGGCTTTTCTAGTGACCTGAAAGGTCTAACCTCATTAATTGAACAGGGCATCAAACATAAAGGGTTTGCTTTGATCAATGTGTTTAGTCCTTGCGTCACTTACAACAAAGTCAACACTTACGATTGGTATAAAGAAAACTTGACTGATCTGTCTGCTATCGAGGGTTATGATCCTCACAACCGGCTGCAAGCCATGCAAGTCTTGATGGAACACAACGGCTTGGTTACCGGGCTGATCTATCAAGATCTTGAAAAACCGTCTTATGAAGAGCGTCTAAAAGGATTTAAGAAAGAACCGCTGGCTCATCAGCCATTGCATTTGAATGAAGAAAAGTTTAATCAGCTGGTTCAGGAGTTTATGTAA
- a CDS encoding MBL fold metallo-hydrolase encodes MKLTVIGCYSPFPAPGQATPGYLFEDGSGTRILFDCGSGVASHIQPWIHPAQVDAIILSHYHHDHVADVGIFQYAAYMSLLKGFRSHSLVIYGPSLPEVKARCRAYKDVSVAVDIAQGEELELGRSRFRFFQTDHQGPCFGWSVTDGQFCLVYGADSGPDTDWSQLPSQPDVLILEASFLEENKRTGIKHLSAKEAAVVAERLHAKHLVLTHFYPTVDPQQYVEEAQSFFTGTITAAYKGLSLSLS; translated from the coding sequence GTGAAATTAACAGTCATTGGTTGTTATTCTCCGTTTCCCGCCCCCGGTCAAGCCACACCAGGTTACCTGTTCGAAGATGGCAGCGGAACGCGCATCCTGTTTGATTGCGGCAGTGGGGTAGCCAGCCACATCCAACCCTGGATTCACCCGGCACAAGTGGATGCGATCATTCTGTCCCATTACCACCATGACCATGTAGCCGATGTGGGAATTTTTCAATACGCTGCTTATATGTCCTTGTTGAAGGGCTTCCGTTCCCATTCACTCGTGATTTATGGGCCGTCACTTCCTGAGGTTAAAGCCAGATGCAGGGCTTATAAGGACGTTAGTGTAGCTGTGGATATTGCCCAGGGCGAAGAGTTAGAGCTGGGCCGCTCCCGTTTCCGCTTCTTTCAAACTGACCATCAGGGGCCATGTTTTGGCTGGAGCGTGACGGATGGACAATTCTGCCTGGTTTATGGAGCAGATAGTGGTCCTGACACGGATTGGAGCCAACTTCCTTCCCAGCCAGACGTTTTGATTTTGGAGGCTTCATTTTTAGAAGAGAATAAAAGGACGGGAATTAAGCATCTTTCCGCCAAAGAAGCGGCTGTGGTTGCTGAGCGGCTGCACGCAAAACACTTGGTTTTGACCCATTTTTATCCTACTGTTGATCCCCAACAGTATGTGGAAGAAGCTCAGTCGTTTTTTACAGGAACAATCACTGCTGCGTACAAAGGTCTTTCCCTTTCACTGTCGTAA